From the Saimiri boliviensis isolate mSaiBol1 chromosome X, mSaiBol1.pri, whole genome shotgun sequence genome, one window contains:
- the RAB40AL gene encoding ras-related protein Rab-40A-like — MFYVNFSRKIGPAPPLRNPVGLAQEGTGASTMSAPGSPDQAYDFLLKFLLVGDSDVGKGEILESLQDGAAESPYSHLAGIDYKTTTILLDGQRVKLKLWDTSGQGRFCTIFRSYSRGAQGVILVYDIANRWSFEGMDRWIKKIDEHAPGVPKILVGNRLHLAFKRQVPREQAQAYAERLGVTFFEVSPLCNFNIIESFTELARIVLLRHRLNWLGRPSKVLSLQDLCCRAIVSCTPVHLVDKLPLPIALRSHLKSFSMAKGLNARMMRGLSYSLTASSTHNRSSLCKMKIVCPPRSPPKNYTRNSCKIS; from the coding sequence ATGTTCTATGTTAATTTCTCAAGAAAAataggcccagcaccgcctctgCGCAACCCCGTGGGCCTGGCTCAGGAGGGGACCGGGGCCAGCACGATGAGCGCCCCAGGCAGCCCCGACCAGGCCTATGACTTCCTGCTCAAGTTCCTGCTGGTGGGTGACAGCGACGTGGGCAAGGGCGAGATCCTGGAGAGCCTGCAGGACGGTGCAGCCGAGTCCCCGTACAGCCATCTAGCGGGGATCGACTACAAGACCACCACCATCCTGCTGGACGGCCAGCGGGTGAAGCTGAAGCTGTGGGATACGTCGGGGCAGGGAAGATTTTGTACCATATTCCGCTCCTATTCTCGTGGTGCCCAAGGAGTGATCCTGGTGTACGACATTGCAAACCGCTGGTCTTTCGAGGGTATGGATCGATGGATTAAGAAGATTGATGAGCATGCCCCTGGTGTCCCTAAAATCCTGGTGGGGAATCGCCTACATCTGGCATTCAAGAGGCAGGTGCCCAGGGAGCAGGCCCAGGCCTACGCCGAGCGCCTGGGCGTGACCTTCTTTGAGGTCAGCCCCCTGTGCAATTTCAACATCATAGAGTCTTTCACGGAGCTGGCCAGGATCGTGCTGCTGCGGCACAGGTTGAACTGGCTCGGGAGGCCGAGCAAGGTACTGAGCTTGCAAGACCTCTGCTGCCGCGCCATCGTGTCCTGCACGCCCGTGCACCTGGTGGACAAGCTCCCGCTCCCCATTGCCTTAAGAAGCCACCTCAAGTCCTTCTCCATGGCCAAGGGCCTGAATGCCAGGATGATGCGTGGCCTCTCCTACTCCCTCACGGCCAGCTCCACTCACAATAGGAGCAGCCTCTGCAAAATGAAGATCGTCTGCCCACCCCGGAGTCCACCCAAAAACTACACCAGAAACAGCTGCAAAATTTCTTAA